From a single Pirellulales bacterium genomic region:
- a CDS encoding MaoC family dehydratase N-terminal domain-containing protein: protein FHAPVRIGDTLTITWTVTELIPKPRHGGGIVAAEAVAVNQDGVTVCTASGRMLVSDTQVA, encoded by the coding sequence GTTCCATGCCCCGGTGCGCATCGGCGACACGCTGACGATCACCTGGACGGTGACCGAGCTGATCCCGAAGCCGCGCCACGGCGGCGGCATCGTCGCGGCCGAAGCGGTGGCGGTGAATCAGGACGGGGTGACGGTGTGTACGGCGAGCGGGCGCATGCTGGTCAGCGATACGCAGGTGGCGTGA